In Candidatus Thermoplasmatota archaeon, a genomic segment contains:
- a CDS encoding DUF3656 domain-containing protein, producing MPPARVATTFRVPLRPGVAPGGRAELLAPAGSFEALVAAVENGADAVYLGGTAFNARKFAANFTDDELARACDYAHVRGVKVFLTFNTLVFNHEFPEAVAFIGRAREMGVDALIIQDLGIMKAVRDLCPDFPIHISTQATVHNSDGIRFLEDLGAERVILARENSLKEIAKMRERTKAELEHFAHGAMCYCYSGQCLMSSVIGERSGNRGACAYTCRLPFTMEAANADGKAPPPPPARGEDGLVTEMYRPLEHVRAKHVLSSKDMNDLEHVPRMIESGVMSFKIEGRMKRPEYVAIVTRAYRQAIDRHYAGNFHVTESEKSAVLKVFNRDFTKAWVDAKDKWNYTTWDTAGNKGTPLGEVVQAGDGWVMVKLRDTLRVKDGVEIIHLAESWERDGHAGGAPEEYGFQVHQILNASGRWLGEAHAGETVTLRGRAHASPGDPVYKTADFETLEAARRSYATPQRRVPVEVSATLKVGEPLRVRLKDTTRGFEAEHAHDYVVAEARRAPLTPAAAREQLEKLGDTPFEAARVDVTIEGAAFAPIRMLNDARRAAAEKLERAIAEHYHRAPLSDFAERASRFLAFPTVERAATAPTLAVNCWTLDNVRAAIGAGAKVVYFSGLKVGGLQPRWDDEAVAEAMALARDAGAELWLASGMIQKDVEVAAFEKALQAMPGVGVLAGNHGAFHVARSLGRRVVGDWMLNVYNSVTVDYLRAHGAERLTLSPEMTLAQMADVARHTPERLEALVHGRLTLMTSEYCSIGHAEACQMPGGTWAPCHDKKYRLEDRLGKRFPLETDGACRMYILNSVELAMLDRIPDLARAGLDVLRIETIGSRPEAVAAQTGAYLEALASYRADPAGWALDPSLWKRVADACPDGFTTGHFYRGPL from the coding sequence ATGCCCCCGGCCCGGGTCGCGACGACGTTCCGCGTGCCCCTGCGGCCGGGCGTCGCCCCCGGGGGACGCGCCGAGCTGCTCGCGCCCGCGGGCTCCTTCGAGGCGCTCGTCGCCGCGGTGGAGAACGGCGCGGACGCGGTGTATCTGGGCGGCACGGCGTTCAACGCGCGCAAGTTCGCCGCGAACTTCACGGACGACGAGCTGGCGCGGGCCTGCGACTACGCGCACGTCCGCGGCGTGAAGGTCTTCCTCACGTTCAACACGCTCGTCTTCAACCACGAATTCCCCGAGGCCGTCGCGTTCATCGGACGCGCGCGGGAGATGGGCGTCGACGCGCTCATCATCCAGGACCTCGGCATCATGAAGGCCGTGCGCGACCTGTGCCCGGATTTCCCCATCCACATCTCGACGCAGGCGACCGTCCACAACTCGGACGGCATCCGCTTCCTCGAGGACCTGGGGGCGGAGCGCGTGATCCTCGCGCGAGAGAACTCGCTCAAGGAGATCGCGAAGATGCGCGAGCGCACGAAGGCGGAGCTCGAGCATTTCGCGCACGGCGCGATGTGCTACTGCTACTCCGGCCAATGCCTCATGTCCTCCGTGATCGGCGAGCGCTCGGGCAACCGGGGCGCGTGCGCCTACACGTGCCGCCTCCCCTTCACGATGGAGGCCGCGAACGCCGACGGCAAGGCGCCGCCGCCTCCGCCCGCGCGCGGCGAGGACGGGCTCGTGACCGAGATGTACCGCCCCCTCGAGCACGTGCGGGCCAAGCACGTCCTCTCCTCGAAGGACATGAACGATCTCGAGCACGTTCCGCGCATGATCGAGTCGGGCGTGATGTCGTTCAAGATCGAGGGCCGCATGAAGCGCCCCGAATACGTGGCGATCGTGACGCGCGCTTACCGCCAGGCGATCGACCGCCACTACGCGGGCAACTTCCACGTCACCGAGTCCGAGAAGTCGGCCGTGCTCAAGGTCTTCAACCGCGACTTCACGAAGGCCTGGGTGGACGCGAAGGACAAGTGGAACTACACGACGTGGGACACCGCGGGCAACAAGGGGACGCCGCTCGGCGAGGTCGTCCAGGCGGGCGACGGCTGGGTGATGGTGAAGCTCCGCGACACCCTGCGGGTAAAGGACGGCGTCGAGATCATCCACCTCGCCGAGTCGTGGGAACGCGACGGGCACGCGGGCGGCGCGCCCGAGGAGTACGGCTTCCAGGTCCACCAGATCCTGAACGCCTCCGGGCGATGGCTCGGCGAGGCGCACGCGGGGGAGACCGTGACGCTGCGCGGCCGCGCGCACGCAAGCCCGGGCGATCCCGTGTACAAGACCGCCGATTTCGAGACGCTCGAAGCCGCGCGCAGATCCTACGCGACGCCGCAGCGGCGCGTCCCCGTCGAGGTTTCGGCGACGCTCAAGGTCGGGGAGCCCCTCCGCGTGCGCCTGAAGGACACGACGCGCGGCTTCGAGGCCGAGCACGCGCATGATTACGTGGTCGCCGAGGCGCGCCGGGCGCCGCTCACTCCGGCCGCCGCCCGCGAGCAGCTCGAGAAGCTCGGCGACACGCCGTTCGAGGCGGCGCGGGTGGACGTTACGATCGAAGGGGCCGCCTTCGCGCCGATCCGCATGCTGAACGACGCCCGGCGCGCGGCGGCCGAGAAGCTCGAGCGCGCGATCGCCGAGCACTACCATCGCGCGCCACTTTCGGACTTCGCGGAGCGAGCCTCGCGTTTCCTCGCCTTCCCGACGGTCGAGCGCGCGGCGACGGCGCCGACGCTCGCCGTCAACTGCTGGACGCTCGACAACGTCCGCGCCGCGATCGGCGCGGGCGCGAAGGTCGTCTACTTCAGCGGCCTCAAGGTCGGGGGCCTCCAGCCGCGCTGGGACGACGAGGCCGTCGCGGAGGCGATGGCGCTCGCCCGCGACGCGGGCGCGGAGCTTTGGCTCGCAAGCGGCATGATCCAGAAGGACGTCGAGGTCGCCGCGTTCGAGAAGGCGCTCCAGGCGATGCCCGGCGTCGGCGTGCTCGCGGGCAACCATGGCGCGTTCCACGTCGCGCGCTCGCTCGGCCGACGCGTCGTCGGCGACTGGATGCTCAACGTCTACAACTCGGTCACCGTGGATTACTTGCGCGCGCACGGCGCGGAGCGTCTCACGCTTTCGCCCGAGATGACGCTCGCGCAGATGGCCGACGTCGCTCGCCACACTCCCGAGCGCCTTGAAGCGCTCGTGCACGGACGACTCACGCTCATGACGAGCGAATACTGCTCCATCGGCCACGCGGAGGCGTGCCAGATGCCGGGCGGGACGTGGGCGCCGTGTCACGACAAGAAGTACCGGCTCGAGGACCGCCTCGGCAAGCGCTTCCCGCTCGAGACGGACGGCGCGTGTCGCATGTACATCCTCAACTCGGTCGAGCTCGCGATGCTCGACCGCATTCCGGACCTCGCGCGCGCCGGCCTCGACGTGCTGCGGATCGAGACCATCGGATCGCGCCCCGAGGCCGTCGCCGCGCAGACGGGCGCGTACCTCGAAGCGCTCGCCTCGTATCGCGCCGACCCCGCGGGGTGGGCGCTCGACCCGTCGCTCTGGAAGCGCGTCGCGGACGCGTGCCCGGACGGCTTCACGACGGGCCACTTCTACCGCGGACCGCTCTGA
- a CDS encoding chloride channel protein, with amino-acid sequence MAVALGGGRVLEEEGGVPSVIEGLQIAFLAGVVGVVSGLLAVAVRRIIDLFTNLFFFQRFSYDFVSPADAVPELGPRVILVPALGGLIIAVFVWLLTRDKKVRGTSEVMEASVFGGGKVDSWRTSVHAIATCIGLGAGGSAGREGAIVQLASGAGSAVGNLLSFSVVHRRILLGAGAAGAISATFNTPIAGLVFAVEVILLELRARSFVPLAVGSVFASVTGRAFLGDEPSFPVPAYRLVSPYELAIYLALGIVAGLISVLFLRAVDSTEGLFGRLDMPFWMKPVVGGVVVGVTGLIVPLSLGVGYEAVAAALHGEIAILFLIILLVAKLVAYTFTQGSGGASGAFSPSLFIGAMLGGAFGLAAQRFFPELTGPAGAYALVGMAAFYGATARATFTAIVMLFEMTRNYDIILPLILACVAADLLARAFYPDSVYTSKLSKKGLPFEFDIGVNILDTTTVREVMSTPVDTVRPEMTIKEVVERTLRTGHQGFPVLDERGALVGLITSNDLRHKVGPGDLERKVGDVMTTKLVVAHPDEILHSALTKMVRGGFGHLPVVKRDNPTWLVGFLTRSDVMNVEKRKLEEELMPLEAKIYRLGGPEPFDRKREK; translated from the coding sequence GTGGCGGTCGCCCTCGGAGGAGGACGTGTCCTGGAGGAGGAAGGCGGTGTTCCTTCCGTCATCGAAGGCCTCCAGATCGCGTTCCTCGCGGGCGTCGTGGGCGTCGTGTCCGGTCTCCTCGCGGTCGCGGTGCGGCGGATCATCGACCTTTTCACGAACCTGTTCTTCTTCCAGCGCTTCTCGTACGACTTCGTGAGCCCGGCCGACGCCGTGCCTGAGCTCGGCCCGCGCGTCATCCTCGTTCCGGCGCTCGGGGGCCTCATCATCGCCGTCTTCGTTTGGCTCCTCACGCGGGACAAGAAGGTCCGCGGCACGAGCGAGGTCATGGAGGCCTCCGTCTTCGGCGGCGGCAAGGTGGACTCCTGGCGCACGTCCGTCCACGCGATCGCGACGTGCATCGGCCTCGGCGCGGGAGGATCGGCGGGACGGGAGGGGGCGATCGTGCAGCTCGCCTCCGGCGCGGGCTCCGCGGTCGGAAACCTCCTGAGCTTCTCGGTCGTGCACCGCCGCATCCTCCTCGGCGCGGGCGCCGCCGGGGCGATCAGCGCCACGTTCAACACGCCGATCGCGGGGCTCGTGTTCGCGGTCGAGGTCATCCTGCTCGAGCTCCGCGCGCGCTCCTTCGTGCCCCTCGCGGTCGGCTCGGTGTTCGCCTCGGTCACGGGCCGCGCCTTCCTCGGCGACGAGCCGAGCTTCCCCGTCCCGGCGTACCGCCTCGTCTCCCCGTACGAGCTCGCGATCTACCTCGCCCTCGGCATCGTCGCGGGCCTCATCAGCGTCCTGTTCCTGCGCGCGGTCGACTCGACCGAGGGCCTCTTCGGGCGACTCGACATGCCGTTCTGGATGAAGCCCGTCGTCGGCGGCGTCGTCGTCGGCGTTACGGGACTCATCGTGCCGCTTTCGCTCGGCGTCGGGTACGAGGCCGTCGCCGCGGCCCTCCACGGCGAGATCGCGATCCTCTTCCTGATCATCCTGCTCGTCGCGAAGCTCGTTGCATACACCTTCACGCAAGGGTCGGGGGGAGCGTCAGGCGCGTTCAGTCCGTCGCTTTTCATCGGCGCGATGCTCGGCGGCGCGTTCGGTCTCGCGGCGCAGCGCTTCTTCCCGGAGCTCACGGGTCCCGCGGGGGCGTACGCGCTCGTCGGCATGGCCGCGTTCTACGGCGCGACCGCGCGCGCGACGTTCACGGCGATCGTGATGCTCTTCGAGATGACGCGCAACTACGACATCATCCTCCCGCTCATCCTCGCGTGCGTCGCGGCGGATCTCCTCGCGCGCGCCTTCTACCCGGATTCCGTGTACACCTCGAAGCTCTCGAAGAAGGGGTTGCCGTTCGAGTTCGACATCGGCGTCAACATCCTCGACACGACGACCGTGCGCGAGGTCATGTCCACGCCCGTCGATACGGTGCGCCCGGAGATGACGATCAAGGAGGTCGTCGAGCGGACCCTCCGCACAGGCCACCAGGGCTTCCCCGTCCTCGACGAGCGCGGCGCGCTCGTGGGCCTCATCACGTCGAACGACCTGCGCCACAAGGTCGGCCCGGGGGACCTGGAGCGGAAGGTGGGCGACGTGATGACGACGAAGCTCGTCGTCGCGCATCCGGACGAGATCCTGCACAGCGCGCTCACCAAGATGGTGCGCGGCGGCTTCGGCCACCTGCCCGTCGTGAAGCGCGACAACCCGACGTGGCTCGTGGGCTTCCTCACGCGGAGCGACGTGATGAACGTCGAGAAGCGCAAGCTCGAGGAGGAGCTCATGCCGCTCGAGG